The bacterium DNA window CATGGCGGCGTCGGAGCGGTGCCGGAGGGAGACCCCCAGGTAATAGAGGGTCGAAAGGACCATGTCGAACCAATAAGGAAGGGAGGGGATGGGATCCACCAAACGGGCCCGGTGTCCCCGTTTGGCCAGGGCCTCGGCGATGTAACGGGCCCGAAGGGCACAGCCCGTACCCCCGCCCTTGGCGGAGAAGACGAGGATATCGAGGGTTCGTTGGGTCATGTCGGCAGGGAGGATACCAAATAGGGTGGGCCTTGTCCCCGCTTCCCGGGGCCTGGAAACCCAACGTTTTTGGTAAATTAGGGGGTCTTCATCTCGGGTCGGGAGGATGTCATGGGCAAGTGGATCGGCATCGTGGCGGTTCTGTTCGGGGGTTTCCTGCTCTATTGGTTCGAGTTCCATAAGTCGCCCGCCTACCTGGCCTACCTCCAATGGACCAAGGCGACCTCCGAGGGGGATTGCAAGACCCTCTACAGCATCTCCGACGGCGACGCGCGCAAATGGGTGGACTTCTTTTGCACGCCCCAGGGGGCCATGACCATCATGGGCCAAGTGACCGGGGGGATGGTGGCCGCGGATGAGGTGCGGAACATCCGCTTGAGCCCCGCCGGGTCCATGATCGGGCTCCAGCACGAGATCAAGAGCGAGAACACCGCCGATGACGGCTCGGTGGACCTGGAGGTGGTGGAGACGGTCCTGGCCCGTCCCAGCAATTTCAGCAAGCCCGCGCCGCCCCGCCAGCACAACGTCAAGTTGAAGGAAGAGGACGGGGTCTGGAAGGTCGTCCAGTTCCAGTCCAAGGACCTGTGACCGCCATGGGCGAGGACCTTTGGTCGAAGGTCGACTCTTATATCGATGGGAAGCTCTTGGCGGGGGACCCGGCCCTGCAATGGGTCCTCCAGGCCAGCGACGAGGCGGGGTTGATGCCCATCGCGGTGTCGCCTTCCCAGGGGAAGTTCCTGAATCTTCTCGTCAAACTGCGGGGCGCCGAACGGGTGCTGGAGATCGGGACCCTGGGGGGCTATAGCGCCATTTGGATGGCCCTGGGGCTCCCGAAGGACGGAAAGTTGGTGGCCCTGGAGATCGATCCCAAGGCTGTCGACGTGGCCCGCGCCAATTTCAAGAAGGCGGGGGTGGACCCGGTCGCCGAGCTTCGATCGGGACCGGCGCTGGCTTCCCTCCAGGAACTGGTGAAGGAAAAAGCCGGCCCTTTCGACCTCATCTTCATCGACGCGGATAAGCCGTCCTATCCCGATTACCTGGCCTGGTCCCTGAAGCTTTCCCGGGTGGGCACCGTCATCCTCCTGGACAACATGGTGCGCAAGGGCGAGATCGTCACATCTCCCGAGGGCGACGCCCGGGTGGTGGGGGCCAGAAAGACCTATGACATGATCGCGCGAGAACCCCGCTTGAGCGCCACCGCACTCCAGACGGTGGGCGTGAAGGGCCACGACGGCTTCGTGATGGCGTTGGTGGTGGCATGACCAAGTATTTCGCTTTTCTCAGGGGGATCAACGTGGGCGGGCGGGTCCTGAAGATGGACCTGTTGACCCGTTATTTCGTGGCCCTCGGCTTCAAGGACGCCAAGACCTTCATCCAGAGCGGGAACGTCGTTTTCACATCTCCCGAAAAGAACGCCAAAGCCCTGGAAACCAAGATCGAGAAGAAACTCCTCAAAGAACTGGGCTACGAGGTGCCGACCTTCCTCAGGACGGAGAGGGAACTGGAAGCCCTGGTGGAATTGGACCCCTTCAAGAAAATGAAAGAGGGGGCCAAGGTCTATATCACTTTTATTAAGGAGGAGTTGAAGGTGAATTTTCCCCATAGCTCGGAAAAGGACGGGGTGAGGATCTTGGGGGCCCGGAAGAACGACCTTTTCTCTCAGTCCCTTCCCCTCCAGGGAGGAAAATGGGGCTTTCCGAACGTCTATATCGAGAAGCAGTTCAAGATCGCGGCCACGACCCGCAACTGGAACACCACGACGAAGATATTGGGGAAATAGGAGGATCCCATGGCCATCCGCTGCCCGAAATGCGACCAGGAATTGACCGCCGGTCCGGCCCAGCCCTGCCCCCAATGCGGGTATAAGGCATCCCTCCTGCCGGAATGGATCCTTTGGGCGGACATCCTCATCTGCATCCTCGCGGTGGTGGGGTTCTTCGTGACCAGTTCCCCCGTGCCCCTGGGCGCGGCGGTCCTCACGTTCCTCTACATGATCTATGACCTGGGTGCGCGCAACGCGCACCAGATGGCGGTCCGGGCCGCCGAGGCCCGGGCGATGCCCGAGGTCCCGACCGGGGACGAAGGGACGGAGGAAGAAGCCGAAGAGGGGCCCGGATCCCTGGAAGATGACGGGGAGGCGGATGAGGATGAAGAGCTCATCCCCGAGGAAGAGGACGATAGTACCTGCTCCTCCTGCGGGGCGACCCTGGAAGAAGGGGCCAAGTTCTGCGGAAAGTGTGGCCAGAAGCAGGCAGGTTGAGGCTTAGGCCTTGGCCTGGTTCAGGAGAGCGGCGGCCTTGATGAGCGCCTTGAAGGCCTTCTCATCCACCTTGTCCCCCTCGTGGAAATCGATGGCCCGCCGGGTGTTGCCCTCCAGGCTGGAGTTGAAGAGCTTGGAAGGGTCCTTCAACGAGGCCCCCTTGGCGAAGGTCAGCTTCACCACGCTCTTGTAGGTCTCGCCGGTGCAGAGGATCCCATCGTGCGACCAGACCGGGATGTTCCACTTCCATTCCTCCACCACCTTGGGGTCGGCTTGCCGGATCAGGGCTCTGAGATGGCCGAGCATCTTGCCCCGCCAATCCTTGAGTTCCTTGATCCGATTATCGATGGTCTGGGATGGGGTCTTGCCTAGGGCGGTCTTGGTCTTGTTCATGCTGTTCCTCTTTGCCTGGATAGGGTTCCAGGGGAGTATAGGCAGGGTCCGAAAGACGGTCAAACCAGGGCCTGAAAAAAATATTCAAAATATAATGTCCGGGTCGGGCCGAACGGTTCGTCGTTCAGATAAGGGGTGATCGACCCCCGATATCAACGAAGGAGGGAACGGATGAATATCCTGCTTTGGCTGCTCCAGATCCTGGTCGCCTGGTTCTGCATCGTGGGCGCGGTATGGAGGTATTTCAATTACAGCACGGCGAAGGACATCGCCTCGCTCCAGGCGCTTTCCTTCGGGACTTGGAACGCCATCGGGGCCTTCGAGATCGTCTGCTCGTTGCTGTTGATCCTGCCGGCGATCCTGAAGCTGAGTCCCAAGATCACCCCCATCGTAGCCGCCTGCCTGGCGGTGGAATTGCTCTTGGTGACGGCCTTGCATGTCCATTATTTCGGTTTTCACTATCAAGCCGCCAACCCCGGGGCTTGGTCCTTCACCCTGGCGGTCCTCTCCGCTTTCATCGCTTTTGGCCGCTTTTCGCTGAAGCGGCGCTGAGGAGGCCCCATGTCCAAATTCATGTTCCTTTTCCGCAGTAATCCGGGGGCCTACCAAAGCACTCCGCCCGAACAGATCCAGAAGCTCCCCCAGCTTTGGAAGGGCTGGGTGGAAAAGTTCGAGAAGAAGGGCCATTGGATCCAGCCCGGCAACCGGCTGGACTGGGGCGGCAAGGTGATCCGGAACCCGGAAGGGATCGTCACCGACGGGCCCTATGTGGAAGTGAAGGATTTCGTCCAGGGCTACATGTTCGCCGAGGCCGCGGGCCTGGACGAAGCGGTGGAGCTGTCCAAGGATTGCCCTATCTTCGCCGTGGGCGGAACGGTCGAAATAAGGCCCTGTTTCGAAGGGTGATACCGAACAAAAAGGCTTGGCCGCAAACCCTTCGACTTTGCTCAGGGCCATGAGGCTCTCGAATGGTTTACGCAGATCAGCGCTGGATGAAGGCAAAAAGGATCTAGGTTTTAGTCTTTGATTTTATTCGCGATGATCCGCGCCGATTTGCGGTTAAGAGCCTTGGGTGGGATGTCGGGGTCCGGGGCGCCCCTTCGTCGTATGGGTGGAGGCGCAGGACGGCCTCGAAAAAGAAGCGAAGGAGACGACCATGGCCGATTTCATGTATTTGTTCTGGAACAAGGGCGGGAAGATGCGGCTCGATAGCGCTTCCCCCGAGGAAGTGCAGAGGATGATGCAGAAATGGATGGGTTGGGTCGATCAGCTCAAGAAGAGCGGGAACCTCAAGGAGACCGGGATGCCCTTGGAAATGACGGGCAAGACGGTGCGGGGGAGCGGCAAAGCGGTCGTGGACGGCCCCTATCCCGAGACCAAGGATGCCGTCGGCGGCTTCATGGTGGTCACGGCCAAGGACCTGGACGAGGCGGCCGAGCTAGCGAAAGGTTGCCCGATACTGGACATGGGCGACAACTCGGTCGAGGTGCGGCCTGTGAGGAAGATGTAGGACCCGCCGGGAATGGAAAGGCGCCATGCGCTTTGGCGACATGGCGCCACAAAGCGGGTCCTGACCCCCGAGGTCCCGTAGGGACTTTGGGGGTGGGCCGAGGTAGAGTAATGTTCCTATGACCCCCCAAGAAATTCCCCAATTGGTCGACCATCTTTTCCGGCGGGAGTCGGGGAAGATGGTCGCCTATTTGACCCGCATCTTCGGGGTCGGCCGGGTCAACCTGGCCGAGGACGTGGTGCAGGACACCCTCATCAAGGCCCTGGAGACCTGGCCCTACTATGGTCTGCCCGACAACCCCTCCGCCTGGCTCATGCGGGTGGCCCGCAACCGGGCCTTCGACATCGTGCGGCGGGACACCCATTACCGCCACATCGCCCCCGAACTGACCTACCTCCTGAAGCTTCAGGGGGAGAACGGGCGGGAAGAGACGGTCCCCGACCAGGAGATCCAGGACGACCTGTTGCGCATGATGTTCTCCTGCTGTCATCCCGACCTGACGCTCGATTCGCAGGTGACCCTCATCCTCAAGACCCTTTGCGGGTTCAGCGTGTCCGAGATCGCCCATGCTCTTTTGGCCCAGGAGGATTCGGTCGAGAAACGCCTGGGACGGGCCCGAAAGACCCTGCGGGAATCCGGGGAATTGGTCGCTTTGACCGCCGGGGATATCCCCCAACGCCTGGACGCCGTTCACCAGGCCCTTTACCTGCTGTTCAATGAGGGTTACCACGGAAGCCGGGACCGCGAGGAACCGGAAGAGCTTTGCTATGAGGCCATGCGGCTTTGCTTGCTCTTGAGCGAGCATCCCCAGGGGCGTGGTCCCAAAACCTACGCTCTTCTCAGCCTCATGTGCCTGCATGCCGGGCGCATCAAAGGGCGGGTGGGCGATGACGGGAGCCTGATCCAACTGGAGTTCCAGGACCGCTCCAAATGGGACCAGGCCCTCATTGCCAAGGGGTTGGAATACGTGGAAAAGGCCTGGGAAGGGAACCTGGTCAGCGAATACCTGGTGGAAGCCAGCATCGCGGCCCTTCATAGCGGGGCCAGGACCTATGAGGAGACCGAGTGGGGAAGGATCCTGGAGCTTTACAACCTGCTTTATCACCTGAAACCGACCCCGGTCGTGGCCCTGAACCGGGCCATCGCGGTGGGAAAGGCCAAGGGGCCCGAGGAAGGATTGACGGCATTGGACCGCATCGAGGGTGCCGAGAAGCTCAAGGACTACCCCTTCTACCCGGCGGCTTTCGGCGAGTTCCATCTTTTGGCGGGTCGTCCGAAAGAAGCGGCGGGGCATTTCGAGAAGGCCGCCCAGCGATCCCGCAATCCCGGCGAAAAGAACTTTTTTGAACGGAAGCTGAAGACCCTCCTCTAACTTCGGTTACCCGCTTGTAACTCCTTGCCGTAACCCTCCCACTGACCTAAAGATGGTGTGTAAGAAAGAATGGTTTGGAGGCGGTCATGAGCGACAAAACGTCCGAAAAAGCCGGTGCCGTGAAGAAGGTCACTCCCTTAGTGGGTCTCCATTGGAAGACCGCCGATCCCTTCCTCTTCATCGCCCACCACGACGACGCCTACCCAAAAGGGAACGAAAAGATGGGGCCCCAGGCTTCCCTGGAAGGCCGCAATATCGGCGAGGATTTCGAAGGTATCGACGGTTGGCGCATGTACCACGGGGAGACCGTGCCTGGCTTTCCCCAGCACCCGCACCGGGGTTTTGAGACCGTGACCATCGCCCGCCAAGGCTATATCGACCATTCGGACTCCTTGGGCGCCACCGCCCGTTTCGGCCAAGGGGACGTGCAATGGCTGACCGCCGGCAAGGGCATCAATCATTCCGAGATGTTCCCATTGGTCCACTCCGACAAGCCCAACCCGGCCGAGCTCTTTCAGATCTGGGTCAACTTGCCCAAAGCGGGCAAGATGGTCGCGCCGTATTTTTCCATGCAATGGGCCGATCAGATCCCCAAGGTCACGGCTACCGACAAAGCGGGTCGGAAGACCGAGGTCATGCTGGTGGCCGGGGAATTGAATGGGGTGAAAGCCCTGCCTCCACCACCTGATTCCTGGGCTTCCAAGCCGGAAAGCGACCTGGCGATCTGGACCCTCAAGATGGCTCCGAAGGCCCAATGGACCTTGCCGAAGGCCAAAAAAGGCACCCATCGGACCCTTTATTTCTTCAATGGAAAGTCCATGGAGATCGGGGGTGTGAAGGTGACCGCCAAAGCGTCCGTGGAGTTGGAGCCGGAGGTCGAGGTGTTGTTGGAGAATGGCGACCAAGAAGGGGAATTGCTGCTACTTCAGGGCCGCCCCATCGGGGAGCCTGTGGCCCAATATGGACCTTTCGTCATGAACACCATGGCGGAGATCCAGCAGACCTTCGAGGACTACCGCCGCACCCAATTTGGCGGGTGGCATTGGGAGACGCCTGACCCGGTCCATCCCCGCACCGAAACCCGCTTTGCCAAGCACGCGGATGGTCGTATCGAGCGGCCTTAAGTTTACGAGTTAAGGCCGGTCGTCCAGGAAGTGGTGCTTCTTCTTTCCGTGCCCCGGACCCCGGTCATCCCGGTCCTCGATCCGGATCTCCTTCTTCATGGGGCCCGGCGGCGGGTATTTCACCCGGTGCGCCTCATAGCGGGCCCAGGGTTTGCCCCGTTCCGACTCCACGACCACGTAATGCCCGAGGCCGTGGTAACGCGGGGGCAAATGGACGACCCGGCGCCAAGCGGGGCCTTCCTGGTAGAAGTACACCCGGTTCTCATAGTCGTAATAGACCCCCCAGGCGGGATAGTACCAATAGTGATAAACCACCATGGGTCCCGGATCGTTGCCGACGACGACCATGGTTCGGCCATATCCACAGGACGAGATCAACACTGGTAGGAAGATGAGCGGAACGAACAGAAGCAGGAGCCTTTTCATGGTTTCCTCCTTGGTTTGCATCGAAGCTGGATAATCGCGACTTTCGTCGCTTTCCCTTAAATAAATTCTCCGCCCGAATTCCCACGGAAACAACCCGGGTATGGTTGATTGTTCTATGGTGAAGGAAAAGGTGCTAACAACTGGGCAATGGGGGCGCTACGTCGATTCGGCCAGGGGTGGGATTGTATGTTGGAGGGTCTCAAGGATGTGGCAGAGGGGAATTGCGCGGAAAAGAGGAATACTGCTTAAAGTGTAAAATGTAGGCCTGACCCCTTTGTTTGCATCCCCGCACCGAAACCCGCTTTGCTAAACACGCGGATGGCCGCATCGAAAGACCTCATAAAAACTACGGCCTAGGTCGATTAATAACTTCTCAACACCAAGATGAATTGATTTGCTCGAGAAGGATAAATTTCTTTTATCGGAATGGTCTTATTAGAAATGGAAATAGTGTTGTTGAGAAGTTTCTCAATTTGAGGAATTATTAAATCAAGGTCTTTTTTGGGAGTCTCAATAAATTTAACGCCCGGCCTAAAAGAATCAACTTCACCATAGATATCGCAATACCAATCAATGAGTTGATAAAGTTTTTCGATTTCAAAGGAGATTTTTTGATAATCCGCGTTTGCTAGTTTTTTTAAACAACTAAGAATAGAAACCAAAAGCTCTTTTTGAGGCCAAAAATAGACCAAAAAGTCTTTTTTTAACCATGAGTCGCCCGACAAGCGAGGTTCGATAAATCCGAAACCAATTAACTCGTAATAAATCGATACCAAAAATATATTGATCGCAAGTTGGATATGTGAAATTTCAAAATTTGGGTTGTCTCTAAATGAGAAGTTGAATGATTCGTCTCCATGAATAATTCTTGATCTTAAATTGTAAAATCCATTGGCCCAAGAAGTCAAAATTGCTCGAGGTATCTCGTCGTCCTCCAAAGAGAAAAGTCTGATAAGCCTGTTTTTGAATTTTGCGACAGTCCCGCTTTTGTCTTCGTCATCCTGATGAAGGTCAAACAATGACTCGAAGCATGCGGCTAAGGCAGCGGTGTCTTCGGGGTTTGAGAAATAGTACTTTCTTGGCTGCCGGAATTTATCGAAAAAACCATTTGAGAAAAAACGCACTGAGTTGATTGCCCTTGCCGAAAATTTTGGGTTTTCAGAAAAGTATTTGCGGGCAAGAAGTTTCCCTCCGGCTTGAAATAATTCTTCAGAATATGGCGGAACCGTTATTTTGACCGGATCTTCAGTTTGAGACTCGAAATTAAACTGAAGACTCCATGCGTTCTCTGAGTCTAAATATGACTTGCCCGCTGGAAAAATTTTAAGAAAGGGATTTAGGCATTCCGAACTGTGAAGTCTGAATTTGTGGAAATTGCTAAAAAAATAAAGAAGGTAAATTGCGTCATAAACAAAATCTTTCAGCTTGGCTTCCGATAAAAGGGCGAAATACCGCTTGGATACGGAAATGCAGGTTATATTCTGAGGGAGCTGTTTTTTTGTAATGAATTTATTATTTGTTCCGGCTTCAAATGCGATGAAAGTGCCATGATGTTCAACATATTTGATGAATAATTGGTGGGATTCGGCAGGGAGAAATTCCTTGTAAGAGGAACCACGCCAAAAAATTACGTCGCCAAAATCGATAAAATCTTTGTCGCCTATTTCGACAAATGGGAGGGTCGCGACCAATTCGGAATTTACGGATGAAATCATTGTTCGATACCCAAAACGGATTCCAATGGGGTTGGTTTTAAAATAAATTCTAGATTATCGGACATTACGTTCTGCTATAGCATTGACGATGCGCTTGCGACAGGTGTTAGCTGAAATCTAATGGCAATGGTCTTTTCCGATCGACGCCGATAATCTTTGTTCCATTTATATCCTTGGTATAGAACTTTTCCAAGTGCCCATGAAGCCAATATTTGGGCTTGTGTCTTTGGATATAAAGGTCAAAAGCCTCGAAGCCTTTATGGACCCTGTCTTCATTGGGGGCGGCGCAAGGGGGCGGGGCGTGGGAAACCATGACGTCCACCGGCCCCATCTTATTGACCGCTTTCAGCATTTCCTTTTCAGTCAAATGATTCGGTTCGTCCTTATACTTCGGCGCGCCTTTTAAAAAGCCGAACCTTATTCCCTTGAATTCCACGATTTTCCCGTGATGGTCATCCAGACCGGGTATTTCCTTTGGGTCGTGGTTACCTAGTACTCCTAAAACCTTCACTTGTTTGGACATCAGCAGGATGTAATCGATGGTATTGACCGATATATCCCCCAGGGTCAGGACAAGGTCGAATTGTTCTGGTTTGATCTCCGGCATGGAA harbors:
- a CDS encoding O-methyltransferase; the encoded protein is MGEDLWSKVDSYIDGKLLAGDPALQWVLQASDEAGLMPIAVSPSQGKFLNLLVKLRGAERVLEIGTLGGYSAIWMALGLPKDGKLVALEIDPKAVDVARANFKKAGVDPVAELRSGPALASLQELVKEKAGPFDLIFIDADKPSYPDYLAWSLKLSRVGTVILLDNMVRKGEIVTSPEGDARVVGARKTYDMIAREPRLSATALQTVGVKGHDGFVMALVVA
- a CDS encoding DUF1697 domain-containing protein, which gives rise to MTKYFAFLRGINVGGRVLKMDLLTRYFVALGFKDAKTFIQSGNVVFTSPEKNAKALETKIEKKLLKELGYEVPTFLRTERELEALVELDPFKKMKEGAKVYITFIKEELKVNFPHSSEKDGVRILGARKNDLFSQSLPLQGGKWGFPNVYIEKQFKIAATTRNWNTTTKILGK
- a CDS encoding zinc ribbon domain-containing protein, whose product is MAIRCPKCDQELTAGPAQPCPQCGYKASLLPEWILWADILICILAVVGFFVTSSPVPLGAAVLTFLYMIYDLGARNAHQMAVRAAEARAMPEVPTGDEGTEEEAEEGPGSLEDDGEADEDEELIPEEEDDSTCSSCGATLEEGAKFCGKCGQKQAG
- a CDS encoding DUF1801 domain-containing protein, encoding MNKTKTALGKTPSQTIDNRIKELKDWRGKMLGHLRALIRQADPKVVEEWKWNIPVWSHDGILCTGETYKSVVKLTFAKGASLKDPSKLFNSSLEGNTRRAIDFHEGDKVDEKAFKALIKAAALLNQAKA
- a CDS encoding YciI family protein, translated to MSKFMFLFRSNPGAYQSTPPEQIQKLPQLWKGWVEKFEKKGHWIQPGNRLDWGGKVIRNPEGIVTDGPYVEVKDFVQGYMFAEAAGLDEAVELSKDCPIFAVGGTVEIRPCFEG
- a CDS encoding YciI family protein, which produces MADFMYLFWNKGGKMRLDSASPEEVQRMMQKWMGWVDQLKKSGNLKETGMPLEMTGKTVRGSGKAVVDGPYPETKDAVGGFMVVTAKDLDEAAELAKGCPILDMGDNSVEVRPVRKM
- a CDS encoding sigma-70 family RNA polymerase sigma factor yields the protein MTPQEIPQLVDHLFRRESGKMVAYLTRIFGVGRVNLAEDVVQDTLIKALETWPYYGLPDNPSAWLMRVARNRAFDIVRRDTHYRHIAPELTYLLKLQGENGREETVPDQEIQDDLLRMMFSCCHPDLTLDSQVTLILKTLCGFSVSEIAHALLAQEDSVEKRLGRARKTLRESGELVALTAGDIPQRLDAVHQALYLLFNEGYHGSRDREEPEELCYEAMRLCLLLSEHPQGRGPKTYALLSLMCLHAGRIKGRVGDDGSLIQLEFQDRSKWDQALIAKGLEYVEKAWEGNLVSEYLVEASIAALHSGARTYEETEWGRILELYNLLYHLKPTPVVALNRAIAVGKAKGPEEGLTALDRIEGAEKLKDYPFYPAAFGEFHLLAGRPKEAAGHFEKAAQRSRNPGEKNFFERKLKTLL
- a CDS encoding pirin family protein — protein: MSDKTSEKAGAVKKVTPLVGLHWKTADPFLFIAHHDDAYPKGNEKMGPQASLEGRNIGEDFEGIDGWRMYHGETVPGFPQHPHRGFETVTIARQGYIDHSDSLGATARFGQGDVQWLTAGKGINHSEMFPLVHSDKPNPAELFQIWVNLPKAGKMVAPYFSMQWADQIPKVTATDKAGRKTEVMLVAGELNGVKALPPPPDSWASKPESDLAIWTLKMAPKAQWTLPKAKKGTHRTLYFFNGKSMEIGGVKVTAKASVELEPEVEVLLENGDQEGELLLLQGRPIGEPVAQYGPFVMNTMAEIQQTFEDYRRTQFGGWHWETPDPVHPRTETRFAKHADGRIERP
- a CDS encoding metallophosphoesterase, which produces MIKAFVIADIHSPDEFSMPEIKPEQFDLVLTLGDISVNTIDYILLMSKQVKVLGVLGNHDPKEIPGLDDHHGKIVEFKGIRFGFLKGAPKYKDEPNHLTEKEMLKAVNKMGPVDVMVSHAPPPCAAPNEDRVHKGFEAFDLYIQRHKPKYWLHGHLEKFYTKDINGTKIIGVDRKRPLPLDFS